ATTTCAGCAGGTCAGCAGAAAATTAAATTTATTTTTCGATTAATTTGACATAAATATGAGGGGACGTAAATAAAAGCAAGGTAATAAAAAATGAAAAAGAATTCTATTAGATTTTCGGAAGAGTATTTACAGGCTTTAAAATTAAAGCATTATAGCGAACCAACGATTAAAACTTACGGTTTGCATTTTCAAAGATTCCTGAATTTTTATCCTGAAATAGAATTGGAAAATATTAAACAAGAACAAATCCGAAAGTACTTATTGTTCCTTGTTGAAGAAAAACACTACTCCACTTATTCACAAAACAATGCAATAAATGCAATTAAATTCTATTTTAGAGATGTAAAAAAATATTATTTCGATATTCCAAAAAACAAAGAGAGAAAATTTCCGGTTGTTTTGAGTAAAGAAGATGTTAAGAAAATAATAAACTGTACTAATAATCTAAAACACAAAACCATTCTTTCTACTATCTACCCCGTTGGATTATAGGATTAAAAATGTTCTATACTTATGTTTTATTTAGTCTTAAAGACAAGAGGCTCTACACAGGATATACAAAAGATTTAAAAAAATGAATAGAAATGCACAATAATGGAAAAGTAAGTTCTACAATCAATCGTCGTCCACTAAAACTTATTTATTA
Above is a window of Candidatus Cloacimonadota bacterium DNA encoding:
- a CDS encoding site-specific integrase yields the protein MKKNSIRFSEEYLQALKLKHYSEPTIKTYGLHFQRFLNFYPEIELENIKQEQIRKYLLFLVEEKHYSTYSQNNAINAIKFYFRDVKKYYFDIPKNKERKFPVVLSKEDVKKIINCTNNLKHKTILSTIYPVGL